The following proteins are encoded in a genomic region of Chelmon rostratus isolate fCheRos1 chromosome 3, fCheRos1.pri, whole genome shotgun sequence:
- the LOC121603817 gene encoding ras-related protein Rab-33B-like: MESSLEFSSSLGSVSSLLTRCRTFKLLVIGDSGVGKTCLTHRLCAGEFPRRVEATIGVDFRERQLDVDGEKIKLQLWDTAGQERFRKSMVQHYYRNVHAVLFIYDVTCPASFSGLTSWIEECRQNSIGQEIPRFLVGNKSDLRDPRRTDGQVSQERAMSFAKAHGMMFFETSAKNPPNKCVSGQRGDGELPHQQDKVEDIVVAVGAKLKRQKKPSAANGPPCSGSFKVPNKKRPEKELWTCC; this comes from the exons ATGGAGTCTTCTCTTGAGTTTTCCAGCTCGTTGGGCAGCGTGTCCTCACTGCTGACACGCTGCCGGACCTTTAAACTGCTGGTGATCGGAGACTCCGGGGTGGGGAAGACCTGCCTCACACACCGACTGTGCGCCGGGGAGTTCCCCCGGAGAGTGGAGGCCACCATCGGCGTGGACTTCCGCGAGAGACAACTGGATGTCGATGGAGAGAAAATTAAG CTCCAGCTGTGGGACACAGCGGGACAGGAGCGTTTCAGAAAGTCCATGGTGCAACACTACTATCGGAACGTCCATGCCGTGCTCTTCATATACGATGTCACCTGCCCTGCCAGCTTCAGTGGCCTGACGTCCTGGATAGAGGAGTGCAGGCAGAACTCTATCGGACAGGAAATCCCCAG GTTCCTGGTGGGTAATAAGAGTGACCTACGTGACCCCCGCAGGACCGACGGCCAGGTGAGCCAGGAGCGGGCGATGAGCTTCGCCAAAGCCCACGGCATGATGTTTTTTGAGACGTCGGCCAAGAACCCGCCAAACAAATGCGTTAGCGGTCAGCGAGGTGATGGGGAGCTGCCGCATCAGCAGGATAAGGTGGAGGACATCGTTGTTGCTGTTGGTGCCAAACTGAAGCGACAGAAGAAACCTTCAGCAGCAAACGGCCCGCCGTGCAGTGGCTCCTTTAAAGTCCCCAACAAGAAAAGACCGGAGAAAGAGCTGTGGACCTGCTGCTGA